A window of the Trichoderma asperellum chromosome 4, complete sequence genome harbors these coding sequences:
- a CDS encoding uncharacterized protein (TransMembrane:11 (n16-26c31/32o65-85i97-119o125-146i158-178o198-216i283-304o316-337i344-364o376-398i418-436o442-461i)~EggNog:ENOG41), with amino-acid sequence MAADPRSAWAMATPMLLFSCFCLLVGDMLFGFDTASFGGILSNPGFIRQFGAYNPVTKGYAFDSLHISLLSSLAFIGKFIGCFLAGPCIERFGHRIVFIMLSVVSAIGIIVEITAAGTGPGTGRYAQFIVGRIIVYISIGLVEVNVTTYQAEIVPADFRGLVVVSLQLFLNAGTLLATGVNKRFSTYTGATGWKTVTGIQFIFAALIALFTVFIPNSPRWLLSRDREEEAVAALRRIRPKEDASNGNCEAEIIAIKEAIQEDVHKAPWLDLVRGTNARRTMIVMVYYFFQQATGQAFVSTYQTVFYRDNGYAAHAFTYPIINSCLSLVSVIPGMYAVDKFGRRATLLLSFFLQGFFMFLLAGLGQKDGKSRSESDMVVASFMLYAFFYNMGGASIPYLLGSEIPNAALREKTQSIGTAWNVIWAFVTNFIIPYMINSIHFKVGWVFGSICMLALAFTFFVLPETKGRRLEDIDAIFETPFNPFAPHPARFTDNELGFGGLEGQEKGADVDASHVHVNP; translated from the exons ATGGCGGCTGATCCACGCTCGGCTTGGGCCATGGCGACGCCCATGCTACTATTCTCGTGCTTCTGCCTGCTTGTAGGCGATATGCTTTTTGGTTTCGATACAGCCAGTTTTGGCGGCATCTTGTCCAACCCT GGATTCATAAGGCAATTCGGGGCATACAACCCTGTCACCAAGGGCTACGCCTTCGACTCTCTCCACATCTCGCTGCTATCTTCTCTTGCATTCATCGGCAAGTTTATTGGATGTTTTTTGGCCGGTCCGTGCATTGAAAGATTTGGGCATCGAATAGTCTTCATAATGCTATCAGTTGTGTCCGCTATCGGCATCATTG TCGAGATCACGGCGGCCGGGACTGGCCCTGGCACTGGACGTTACGCGCAGTTCATTGTCGGTCGTATCATAGTGTATATCTCTATTGGTCTTGTCGAAGTTAACGTTAC TACCTACCAGGCCGAAATTGTTCCAGCGGATTTTCGTGGTCTCGTTGTCGTATCtctgcagctcttcctcAATGCGGGAACACTTCTCGCTACTGGTGTCAACAAGAGATTTTCAACTTATACAGGCGCTACCGGATGGAAAACCGTTACGGGCATCCAATTCATATTCGCTGCCT TGATTGCCTTATTCACTGTTTTTATTCCCAACTCGCCACGCTGGCTTCTCTCTAGGGACCgtgaagaggaggctgtTGCCGCTCTCCGCCGCATTCGGCCCAAGGAAGATGCTAGCAATGGCAACTGTGAGGCCGAAATAATAGCGATTAAAGAGGCCATCCAAGAGGACGTACACAAGGCTCCGTGGCTCGACCTAGTACGCGGCACCAACGCCCGCCGGACCATGATTGTTATGGTCTACTATTTCTTTCAGCAG GCAACCGGCCAAGCTTTCGTTTCAACCTACCAGACGGTCTTTTATCGTGACAACGGATATGCCGCTCATGCCTTCACCTACCCCATCATCAACAGTTGTCTTTCCTTGGTTTCTGTGATTCCAGGGATGTATGCAGTCGATAAGTTTGG TCGGCGGGCCACCCTTTTGCTTAGTTTCTTCCTTCAGGGCTTTTTCATGTTCTTGTTAGCCGGTTTGGGACAGAAAGATGGCAAATCACGCTCAGAGAGCGACATGGTTGTCGCCTCATTTATGCTCTATGCTTTCTTCTACAAC ATGGGAGGTGCCTCTATTCCCTACCTCCTTGGTAGCGAGATTCCCAATGCTGCTCTTCGCGAAAAAACTCAGTCGATTGGGACCGCATGGAACGTGATCTGGGCTTTCGTGACCAACTTCATCATACCCTATATGATCAACAGCATCCACTTCAAAGTTGGTTGGGTGTTTGGAAGTATCTGCATGCTGGCGCTAGCGTTTACATTCTTCGTTCTCCCGGAGACCAAGGGAAGGCGTCTTGAGGATATTGACGCTATATTTGAAACCCCCTTTAACCCCTTTGCCCCCCATCCAGCACGCTTCACTGACAATgagcttggctttggcgggcTCGAGGGCCAGGAAAAAGGCGCCGATGTTGATGCGTCCCACGTTCATGTAAACCCATAA
- a CDS encoding uncharacterized protein (EggNog:ENOG41) — protein sequence MMAPDAHAGAQIPRWSRQQPAAQLTVPVPGGEDGRPHDAGGVAASSSSGTSKSRKRKLTTESFTRRKRAATACQFCRLRKTKCDAERPACGYCVYHRAKCIYDDSPVVDNMPEYMVQLGETILSSLGEVKQLLSQPRDEPLPYRQPQQPDQQQQQPCCRDSVAYTPHAVDNGRSSSISSPLAQPRQPVSSKWIYAFTRCETMLRWPVFKGLIDEKDAEIESFLFEVGGDSENFPAPGGSPSSPHSLLDVPAPIARPAGVIDENAFVPLCRKFLVHVYPRNPILDKGALISYAKSAAANGLQWNASSCLVLLACALASFTTAWEPPNSSSPSTDQNADALGRHPVATAIEDGHEDNLTARAYYEAAKKRIGTLGSSLIDIQCLFFASVFEKYALRPLDAWFYVQMACMRLEALLVRRGYTHLHNDGSMPTRTTMTTEVMNNPTYLLEQRVFWTCIKAERFVSVRHPPPKSGTVSFEQTKAHMYAYRHMCKPKRPNHALHMAVCFTSR from the exons ATGATGGCTCCCGACGCACATGCCGGAGCGCAGATACCGCGATGGTCACGGCAACAACCGGCGGCCCAGCTCACAGTCCCGGTTCCTGGCGGAGAAGACGGCCGCCCACACGATGCTGGCGGGGTCgctgcttcgtcttcttcgggcACCTCGAAATCAAGGAAGCGGAAGCTGACTACTGAGTCTTTCACACGGCGGAAGCGCGCCGCAACGGCTTGCCAGTTCTGTCGACTGCGCAAGACCAAGTGCGACGCGGAGCGGCCAGCGTGCGGCTACTGCGTCTATCACCGCGCCAAGTGCATCTATGATGACTCGCCTGTTGTGGACAACATGCCCGAGTACATGGTCCAACTTGGCGAGACCATTCTCTCCAGCCTTGGCGAGGTCAAGCAGCTGCTTAGCCAGCCGCGAGACGAGCCTTTGCCATATCGACAGCCGCAACAACCggaccaacagcagcaacagccatgTTGCCGCGACTCCGTGGCCTACACGCCCCATGCTGTGGATAATGGACGCTCATCTAGTATCTCAAGCCCGCTGGCCCAACCCCGACAGCCAGTCTCCAGCAAATGGATATATGCCTTCACGCGCTGCGAGACCATGTTGCGCTGGCCCGTCTTCAAAGGGCTAATCGACGAGAAAGACGCTGAGATTGAGTCATTCTTGTTCGAGGTCGGCGGAGACAGCGAGAATTTTCCAGCACCCGGTGGCTCACCGTCGTCACCTCATTCACTCCTCGACGTGCCAGCGCCTATTGCGCGCCCGGCTGGAGTCATCGACGAGAATGCCTTTGTCCCACTATGCCGCAAGTTTCTCGTCCACGTTTACCCACGGAACCCAATCCTAGACAAAGGCGCCCTTATCTCATATGCCAAATCCGCGGCGGCTAACGGGCTGCAGTGGAATGCCTCGTCCTGCCTCGTG CTGCTGGCTTGCGCCCTCGCAAGTTTTACAACTGCTTGGGAGCCACCAAATAGTTCCTCGCCCAGCACGGACCAAAATGCAGATGCCTTAGGGAGACACCCAGTCGCGACGGCGATAGAGGACGGCCATGAGGATAACCTGACAGCCAGGGCCTACTATGAAGCCGCTAAGAAGCGTATTGGTACTCTGGGCTCATCGCTTATTGACATTcaatgcctcttcttcgcttctGTCTTTGAGAAGTACGCCTTGCGCCCGCTCGATGCCTGGTTTTATGTCCAGATGGCCTGCATGCGACTTGAGGCCCTGCTTGTTCGTCGAGGCTACACACATCTCCACAACGACGGCTCAATGCCGACACGGACGACAATGACAACCGAGGTCATGAACAACCCGACGTACCTACTTGAGCAGCGAGTATTTTGGACATGTATCAAGGCGGAAAGGTTCGTATCAGTCCGTCATCCCCCACCTAAATCCGGTACTGTCTCTTTTGAACAAACAAAAGCACACATGTACGCTTATAGACACATGTGCAAACCCAAAAGACCCAATCACGCATTACATATGGCTGTCTGTTTTACTAGCCGCTAA
- a CDS encoding uncharacterized protein (EggNog:ENOG41) — translation MMAPDAHAGAQIPRWSRQQPAAQLTVPVPGGEDGRPHDAGGVAASSSSGTSKSRKRKLTTESFTRRKRAATACQFCRLRKTKCDAERPACGYCVYHRAKCIYDDSPVVDNMPEYMVQLGETILSSLGEVKQLLSQPRDEPLPYRQPQQPDQQQQQPCCRDSVAYTPHAVDNGRSSSISSPLAQPRQPVSSKWIYAFTRCETMLRWPVFKGLIDEKDAEIESFLFEVGGDSENFPAPGGSPSSPHSLLDVPAPIARPAGVIDENAFVPLCRKFLVHVYPRNPILDKGALISYAKSAAANGLQWNASSCLVLLACALASFTTAWEPPNSSSPSTDQNADALGRHPVATAIEDGHEDNLTARAYYEAAKKRIGTLGSSLIDIQCLFFASVFEKYALRPLDAWFYVQMACMRLEALLVRRGYTHLHNDGSMPTRTTMTTEVMNNPTYLLEQRVFWTCIKAESELMPELGFRPVACPTLGTRTSFPRRQRPLRERLSKMKLVTATRRSSPKPQRRKSTRTAAGCSIWPRSRCGALLTTYYGCSITVARTTG, via the exons ATGATGGCTCCCGACGCACATGCCGGAGCGCAGATACCGCGATGGTCACGGCAACAACCGGCGGCCCAGCTCACAGTCCCGGTTCCTGGCGGAGAAGACGGCCGCCCACACGATGCTGGCGGGGTCgctgcttcgtcttcttcgggcACCTCGAAATCAAGGAAGCGGAAGCTGACTACTGAGTCTTTCACACGGCGGAAGCGCGCCGCAACGGCTTGCCAGTTCTGTCGACTGCGCAAGACCAAGTGCGACGCGGAGCGGCCAGCGTGCGGCTACTGCGTCTATCACCGCGCCAAGTGCATCTATGATGACTCGCCTGTTGTGGACAACATGCCCGAGTACATGGTCCAACTTGGCGAGACCATTCTCTCCAGCCTTGGCGAGGTCAAGCAGCTGCTTAGCCAGCCGCGAGACGAGCCTTTGCCATATCGACAGCCGCAACAACCggaccaacagcagcaacagccatgTTGCCGCGACTCCGTGGCCTACACGCCCCATGCTGTGGATAATGGACGCTCATCTAGTATCTCAAGCCCGCTGGCCCAACCCCGACAGCCAGTCTCCAGCAAATGGATATATGCCTTCACGCGCTGCGAGACCATGTTGCGCTGGCCCGTCTTCAAAGGGCTAATCGACGAGAAAGACGCTGAGATTGAGTCATTCTTGTTCGAGGTCGGCGGAGACAGCGAGAATTTTCCAGCACCCGGTGGCTCACCGTCGTCACCTCATTCACTCCTCGACGTGCCAGCGCCTATTGCGCGCCCGGCTGGAGTCATCGACGAGAATGCCTTTGTCCCACTATGCCGCAAGTTTCTCGTCCACGTTTACCCACGGAACCCAATCCTAGACAAAGGCGCCCTTATCTCATATGCCAAATCCGCGGCGGCTAACGGGCTGCAGTGGAATGCCTCGTCCTGCCTCGTG CTGCTGGCTTGCGCCCTCGCAAGTTTTACAACTGCTTGGGAGCCACCAAATAGTTCCTCGCCCAGCACGGACCAAAATGCAGATGCCTTAGGGAGACACCCAGTCGCGACGGCGATAGAGGACGGCCATGAGGATAACCTGACAGCCAGGGCCTACTATGAAGCCGCTAAGAAGCGTATTGGTACTCTGGGCTCATCGCTTATTGACATTcaatgcctcttcttcgcttctGTCTTTGAGAAGTACGCCTTGCGCCCGCTCGATGCCTGGTTTTATGTCCAGATGGCCTGCATGCGACTTGAGGCCCTGCTTGTTCGTCGAGGCTACACACATCTCCACAACGACGGCTCAATGCCGACACGGACGACAATGACAACCGAGGTCATGAACAACCCGACGTACCTACTTGAGCAGCGAGTATTTTGGACATGTATCAAGGCGGAAAG CGAACTTATGCCCGAGCTCGGCTTCCGCCCAGTGGCCTGTCCGACCTTGGGTACCCGGACCTCTTTCCCACGCCGCCAACGACCTTTGCGGGAGCGACTCAGCAAGATGAAGCTGGTAACCGCGACGCGCAGGTCGTCTCCCAAGCCCCAGAGACGCAAATCGACGAGAACCGCAGCTGGCTGTTCTATCTGGCCGAGATCTCGCTGCGGCGCACTATTGACGACGTACTATGGCTGTTCTATCACCGTGGCGAGGACTACTGGATGA